The DNA segment CAGGAAAATCATTATTGACAATTTGGTCCCGGTCGAGGATAATCTGCCGGCAACCGAGAGTTAGCAAGACCCATAGAATCGAAACGACAATAAAATTCTTCAAGAAAAATCTCATCATATATCTGTATCCCATTTTGCGCGGTTACAAAAAAGCAATAATTATACAACTGAGACCAAAAATCAAGCCCAAAAATGAGCGGAAACGGAATTGCCGTCTGATGACAGGATGGATTAAGATTTTATTTGAGATGGCATCGCGGTCTTGAGGCGACCGGTGGCATTGGCTTCGACCGGGATATGGCTGAATCCAAGCACGAAAGTGGCGCCGGCGCCCGGCTGCGTGCGAATAGACAAGTCGATATTCAAGCTTTCAGATAGTCGCTGTACTATAGCCAATCCCAGACCGGTGCCATCTTTCTTGGTGGAATAAAAGGGGTCAAAAATCCGGTCGATATGACTCTTGTCAATTCCGGGACCGTCATCGGCGACATAGACCGTCACAGCCCTGTCTTCGCCGACATCGATACCGACTGCTACATTGCCTGGCCGCGCTCCAATCGCTTCGCAGGCATTGACCAGGAGATTGAGCAGTATCTGCTTCAGTTTGTCTTCATCGCCGAAAATATAAATATATGATTCCGGCGAGGTCAATTTCAGCTCGATATCGGAATGATAGGAATTATGCCGTTTCACAATTTCAAAGACATCGCTTATTAAGCGGCAAAGCTCCACCCGCGAAAAAACGACGCGATTGCTACGGGCATAAAGAAGAAAATCGGAAAGGATGTTGTTCAATCTTGAAGATTCCTTTACAATCAATTGCATCAAACGACGGTTCTCCCCTTCCAGATTGAGCTCACGATGGAGCACTTCCACCGAGCCGGAGATAGCCGCGAGGGGATTGCGTATTTCGTGGGCGATCGCCGCGGAGAGTTCTCCGACAGCCGCCAGACGGTCGGCGATGCGAATTTTGTCTTCCATTTTCTTTGTTTCCGTCAGGTCCTGAAAAATCGCTATGACACCGCGAATCTCGCCCGATTCATCTTTCAAAATCGAGGTCGATATCCCCAGCGGCGTCCTCTTACCGGAACGGCCGATAATCTCAATCTCGTTTCGCGGCGAATGGCGATGGGTCTGCAGTACCTCGATGAGATTGGTGGTTAGTTGCGGCATGCGGGCGGCAAAAACCTGTCTGATATTCTTCCCCCGCACATCGGCTTCATTCAATTCCAGAATTTCCTCGGCGGTGCGATTGAAAAAAATCACTTTTAGTTGCGGGTCGATGGTCAGCAGACCGGAGTTGAGATGGCGCAGTATATCCTCGGTATCAAGTTTTGCCAGTCGCAGCGCCTGCGACGCCGTTGCCAGCTGAAGATCTTTGTGCCGCAAGCGCTCTACGAGGTATCCCGAGATAAATGCCACCAGATAAAAAGTGAGAATATGCAGGAAGATATTATAGAAGGCGGCATCTTGAGTGGAGAATATGGTCTGCAAGGCGCGCGCCGCCGACCCCGGCTCTCCTTTTATGGACAACCCAAACCAGATGACAAAGGCGTATGAAACCGAAACCAGCGAGGCAAAGCCAAGCGTTCCGGCAAGATTGCTTACCAGAGCGGCCGAGATAATGGTCAGAATGAAAAGTCCGGCAAAAGCCGACTGCACATTGCCGGTAGCATAGATTATCCCGATTTCAATTATGATTTCAAAAAATGTCTGAAGAATCGGAACGACGCGAAATAGTGTCTTAATCTCCATCCAGCGTCGGAGTATGAAAATCGCCGGCAGCAGCAACGTCAAAAAGGAGTAGCCGAAAAACGGAAAACTGAGGTAATCGGGATACCCCATCCAGAAAATAACAATGCCCGAGATCAAGACATACGTGATTAACCGTAACGAAAGAAACCACCCGGGCTTGAATGGGGCTGTGTTTGACTGCATAAATAAAAAGGGGCGCCGGATGGCGCCCCGGAAGTTCATCCTTATCCGATCTTCCCGATGATATCGAACATCGGCAGATACATGGCGATTAGAATGCCGCCGATAATCGCTCCCATGAAAACGATGATAACCGGTTCGATAAGCGACGTAAGCGCGCTCACCGCCTGGTCAACCTCTTCATCATAGAAATCAGCAATCTTGTTAAGCATCTCATCCAGACCGCCGGTCTTTTCACCAACCGAAATCATCTGTGTCACCATCGGCGGAAATACGCCGGTCTCTTTCAGAGGCGCGGTAATGGTATCGCCTTCCGCAATGGAGAGCACTGATTTTCGAATCGCCTTGGCAATGACCACATTGCCGGCGGTTTTGGCGGTGATTTCCAGGGCATCCAGTATCGAAACGCCCGAGGAAATCAACGTTCCCAGCGTACGGGTGAAGCGCGCCACAGAAGATTTGCGCACCAGGTTTCCAAAAACGGGAGCCTTTAACAGACCAGCATCAAACATTGCCCGTCCCGATTCTGTCCGCACCCAATAAATGAATCCCGCGACAAAAGCAAAAGTGCCGAGAACAAGGTAAAGAAAATATCCTTTAAGGAAATTACTGATGCCCAGCACGATTTGAGTCGGTTTCGGCAGTTCCGCCCCCAGCCCGCTGAACATTTTGGCAAAGACAGGCACAATGAAAGTCAACATGGCGATGGTAACGCCGATAGCGACCACCGCCACCACGGTCGGATAAACCATCGCGCCCTTGACCTTACGGACCAGGGCGTCGGCTTTTTCGCGATAGACGGCCAGTCGCACCAGAATCGTGTCGAGCGCGCCGCCCATTTCACCCGCTTCCACCATATTAACATAAAGGTGGTCAAAAACCTTGGGGTGCCGTCCCAGAGCCTCGGCCAGAGTCGAGCCTCCCTGGACTGACTCCTTGACCTGACTTATGATATGACAGAGTTCTTTGCTCTCCATCTGAGTCGCGAGAATTTCCAGGCACTGCACCATCGGCAAACCAGCCCCAATCATGGTGGCAAATTGCCGGGTGAAACGCGAGATGTCGACTTTCTTTATTCCGGTGCCGATCTTTATTTTCAGCTCGGC comes from the Candidatus Zixiibacteriota bacterium genome and includes:
- a CDS encoding ATP-binding protein codes for the protein MQSNTAPFKPGWFLSLRLITYVLISGIVIFWMGYPDYLSFPFFGYSFLTLLLPAIFILRRWMEIKTLFRVVPILQTFFEIIIEIGIIYATGNVQSAFAGLFILTIISAALVSNLAGTLGFASLVSVSYAFVIWFGLSIKGEPGSAARALQTIFSTQDAAFYNIFLHILTFYLVAFISGYLVERLRHKDLQLATASQALRLAKLDTEDILRHLNSGLLTIDPQLKVIFFNRTAEEILELNEADVRGKNIRQVFAARMPQLTTNLIEVLQTHRHSPRNEIEIIGRSGKRTPLGISTSILKDESGEIRGVIAIFQDLTETKKMEDKIRIADRLAAVGELSAAIAHEIRNPLAAISGSVEVLHRELNLEGENRRLMQLIVKESSRLNNILSDFLLYARSNRVVFSRVELCRLISDVFEIVKRHNSYHSDIELKLTSPESYIYIFGDEDKLKQILLNLLVNACEAIGARPGNVAVGIDVGEDRAVTVYVADDGPGIDKSHIDRIFDPFYSTKKDGTGLGLAIVQRLSESLNIDLSIRTQPGAGATFVLGFSHIPVEANATGRLKTAMPSQIKS
- a CDS encoding type II secretion system F family protein, whose protein sequence is MPVYEYKGKTLAGAMVQGELTAGSREELERVLRQNRILVSSIRKKPAELKIKIGTGIKKVDISRFTRQFATMIGAGLPMVQCLEILATQMESKELCHIISQVKESVQGGSTLAEALGRHPKVFDHLYVNMVEAGEMGGALDTILVRLAVYREKADALVRKVKGAMVYPTVVAVVAIGVTIAMLTFIVPVFAKMFSGLGAELPKPTQIVLGISNFLKGYFLYLVLGTFAFVAGFIYWVRTESGRAMFDAGLLKAPVFGNLVRKSSVARFTRTLGTLISSGVSILDALEITAKTAGNVVIAKAIRKSVLSIAEGDTITAPLKETGVFPPMVTQMISVGEKTGGLDEMLNKIADFYDEEVDQAVSALTSLIEPVIIVFMGAIIGGILIAMYLPMFDIIGKIG